In the genome of uncultured Celeribacter sp., the window AATCACCAGCGCCGCGACAGAGGCAAGAAAGGCGGTGGCAGCGACGGAGTTCATGAACAACCCTTCGCGCTTACCGGCCTTCACCCGGACGAGAAGCCCGATGAAAACGCCGATAAAGACACCAAGACCGATGCCGGCGGAGTTGGCGAGGAACATGGGAAAAAGATCGAAACGCATGTGTTACTCCACTGTCACGGCGGTGCCGGAGGCAGAGACCATAAGCATCTGTCCGATCACCTCGTAATCGAGATCGACGCCGACGACGGCATTGGCGCCCATGGCCGACGCACGCTCCTGCATCTCGCGCAGAGCGGTCTCGCGGCCTTCGCCCAGTTTCTGTTCATAGGCGCCGGAACGCCCACCGATGATGTCGGTGACCTGCGCAAAGAGATCGCGTACGATATTGGCGCCCATGATGGCCTCGCCGGTGACGATGCCGTGATAGGCCATGATCTTGCGGCCCTCGATGGAGGGGGTCGTGGTGGTGATCATCGTCAGTCCCCCGTGCTGATGTTCTCGGTTCTGCCGTGCCGCGCCGTGTTGAGACAGGCCACGAGGCGCAGCATCAGGA includes:
- a CDS encoding heavy metal-binding domain-containing protein, whose product is MITTTTPSIEGRKIMAYHGIVTGEAIMGANIVRDLFAQVTDIIGGRSGAYEQKLGEGRETALREMQERASAMGANAVVGVDLDYEVIGQMLMVSASGTAVTVE